One region of Candidatus Electrothrix rattekaaiensis genomic DNA includes:
- the clpA gene encoding ATP-dependent Clp protease ATP-binding subunit ClpA: MLSRELELALIKAIKEAKAKKHEYVTVEHMLWGLLHDDLAAHIINKCGGDNNSIRERLREFLAGGVPLLSVGKDEPSQTVAFNRVLQRAVNHVQSCGKKEVDTGDVLVSIFAEPDSHAVYFLGSEGVGRMEVVEYISHNIPENIQKEPAPKPGTPASDKKQQKGKEDVLEQFTVNFAELAEQDNIDPLIGRARELERMMQVLCRRRKNNPLLVGEPGVGKTAIAEGLALRIYEDGIARKEEEPDPEKLVPDLLRDTTIYMLDMGALVAGTKYRGDFEKRLKAVVAAVEQKDNAILFIDEMHTIVGAGATSGGSMDASNLLKPALQAGTIRCIGSTTYEEHKNYIEKDRALSRRFQKIDIEEPSVEDTCEILKGLQSRYEEHHHLSYSPEAIATTAELAERYINDRFLPDKAIDVMDEVGASLRLAGKTGETVTVEDVERIVSKMARVPVVSVNNDETEELRHLGKELKTVIFGQDEAVLEVVRAVKRSKAGLGNPFSPTGCFLFAGPTGVGKTEVARQLAQAMSIHFERFDMSEYMEKHAVARLIGAPPGYVGFEQGGLLTDAIRKHPHTVLLLDEIEKAHPDVFSILLQVMDHSTLTDNSGRRADFRNVILIMTTNAGAREMTERTIGFTGDSKGKEQKALKSLFTPEFRNRLDSAITFHALKMDAVERIVDKMVAELQGQLADKNVEISLTVAARHGLAEEGYDPAFGARPLRRLIMKEIGDVLTEEILFGKLSKGGKVRIGRRKGNMTFSYPE, from the coding sequence ATGTTGAGTCGAGAATTAGAATTGGCCCTGATAAAGGCCATTAAAGAGGCCAAAGCAAAAAAACACGAGTATGTGACTGTTGAGCACATGCTCTGGGGGCTTTTGCATGATGATCTTGCTGCCCATATTATCAATAAATGCGGCGGTGATAATAATTCAATCAGGGAGCGATTGAGGGAATTTCTTGCCGGTGGTGTGCCGTTATTGAGCGTGGGTAAGGACGAACCTTCGCAGACGGTCGCCTTTAACCGGGTGTTGCAGCGGGCGGTTAATCATGTGCAGAGCTGCGGCAAAAAAGAGGTGGACACTGGTGATGTGCTGGTGTCCATCTTTGCGGAACCGGATTCTCACGCGGTGTATTTTCTCGGGAGTGAAGGGGTCGGCAGGATGGAGGTGGTGGAATATATCTCTCACAATATCCCGGAAAATATCCAAAAAGAACCAGCACCTAAACCAGGGACTCCTGCTTCGGATAAGAAACAGCAAAAGGGTAAGGAAGACGTTCTGGAACAGTTTACGGTTAATTTCGCGGAATTGGCGGAACAGGATAACATTGACCCTTTGATCGGTCGTGCCCGTGAACTTGAACGGATGATGCAGGTTCTCTGTCGTCGTCGAAAAAACAACCCTCTGCTGGTCGGTGAACCTGGGGTAGGGAAAACCGCCATTGCCGAAGGGCTAGCTCTTCGTATCTATGAGGACGGCATTGCTCGGAAAGAGGAAGAGCCGGACCCAGAGAAATTGGTACCAGATCTGTTGCGTGACACAACGATCTATATGTTGGATATGGGTGCTCTTGTTGCTGGTACCAAGTATCGGGGGGATTTTGAAAAAAGGCTAAAGGCAGTGGTGGCGGCTGTGGAGCAGAAAGACAATGCCATTCTCTTTATCGACGAGATGCATACCATTGTCGGGGCCGGTGCCACCAGCGGAGGGTCTATGGATGCCTCGAACCTGCTCAAACCGGCGTTACAGGCCGGAACTATTCGCTGTATCGGCTCGACAACCTATGAAGAGCATAAAAATTATATTGAAAAAGACAGAGCGTTGTCCCGCCGATTCCAGAAGATCGATATTGAGGAACCCTCTGTTGAGGACACCTGCGAGATCCTGAAAGGACTCCAGTCTCGTTACGAGGAGCACCATCATCTGTCCTATTCACCCGAGGCTATTGCGACAACAGCAGAACTGGCAGAACGATATATCAATGATCGTTTTCTCCCGGATAAGGCCATTGATGTTATGGATGAGGTGGGTGCCTCCCTACGACTGGCTGGAAAGACCGGAGAAACAGTGACGGTTGAGGACGTGGAACGCATAGTTTCTAAGATGGCAAGGGTTCCAGTGGTTTCTGTAAATAACGATGAAACCGAAGAGTTGCGCCATCTGGGAAAAGAGCTCAAAACAGTCATCTTCGGTCAGGATGAGGCTGTGCTCGAAGTGGTGCGGGCGGTGAAGCGCTCCAAGGCCGGTTTGGGAAATCCGTTTTCACCCACAGGTTGCTTCCTCTTTGCTGGCCCGACCGGCGTAGGCAAAACCGAGGTGGCAAGGCAGTTGGCGCAGGCAATGTCTATTCATTTTGAACGCTTTGACATGAGCGAGTACATGGAGAAACATGCTGTTGCCCGCCTGATCGGTGCGCCTCCGGGCTATGTCGGCTTTGAGCAGGGTGGTCTGTTGACTGACGCTATCCGTAAGCATCCACATACCGTGCTATTATTGGATGAAATCGAAAAGGCCCACCCTGATGTCTTTTCAATCCTCCTCCAGGTGATGGATCACTCAACCTTGACAGATAACAGTGGTCGACGGGCCGATTTTCGTAATGTCATCCTTATTATGACCACTAATGCAGGTGCCCGGGAGATGACCGAGCGGACCATCGGTTTCACCGGCGATTCAAAAGGGAAAGAGCAGAAGGCCCTAAAGAGCCTCTTTACTCCAGAATTCAGAAACAGGCTCGACAGTGCGATCACCTTCCATGCCTTGAAAATGGATGCGGTTGAGCGGATTGTCGATAAAATGGTAGCTGAACTTCAGGGGCAGCTTGCCGATAAAAATGTCGAGATTTCTTTGACTGTTGCTGCGAGGCACGGTTTGGCAGAGGAAGGATATGATCCGGCTTTCGGTGCCCGTCCCTTGCGCCGTTTGATTATGAAGGAGATCGGAGATGTATTGACGGAAGAGATTCT
- the clpS gene encoding ATP-dependent Clp protease adapter ClpS — protein sequence MGKTDSGHREEILTKDKKDLQEPPLYKVLLHNDDYTTMEFVVMVLETIFNKDTSEATTIMLNIHHQGMGVAGIFSREIGETKVSEVHQTARKNQFPLKCSLEKA from the coding sequence ATGGGAAAAACAGATTCAGGACATAGGGAAGAAATACTGACCAAGGATAAAAAAGATTTGCAGGAACCTCCCCTGTACAAGGTGCTTCTCCATAATGACGATTATACAACCATGGAATTTGTAGTTATGGTGCTGGAAACTATTTTCAATAAGGACACCTCGGAGGCGACGACGATCATGCTGAATATCCACCATCAAGGGATGGGGGTAGCCGGTATTTTTTCCCGTGAAATCGGAGAGACTAAGGTGTCGGAAGTGCATCAGACAGCCCGTAAAAATCAATTTCCGTTGAAATGTTCGTTGGAAAAGGCATAA